Proteins from a single region of Synchiropus splendidus isolate RoL2022-P1 chromosome 3, RoL_Sspl_1.0, whole genome shotgun sequence:
- the cops9 gene encoding COP9 signalosome complex subunit 9 produces the protein MKPAVDEMFPEGAGPYVDLDEAGGSSGLLMDLAANEKAVHSDFFNDFEDLFDDDDLQ, from the exons ATGAAACCTGCCGTGGACGAGATGTTCCCCGAAGGAGCGGGTCCTTACGTGGACCTCGACGAA GCAGGAGGCAGCAGCGGGCTGCTGATGGACCTGGCAGCGAACGAAAAGGCGGTCCACTCAGACTTCTTCAATG ACTTTGAGGATCTGTTTGACGACGACGACCTTCAGTGA
- the otos gene encoding otospiralin, translating to MKCLVLLLLLVFACSLHEARVIVPEGVPYDEPPAVPYWPYSTSDFWNYVEYFKSIGAYNHINEMARAFFAHQHLGDTLGYETNTGHEH from the exons ATGAAGTGCTTGGTTTTGCTTCTGCTTCTGGTCTTCGCCTGCAGCCTCCACG AGGCCCGAGTCATCGTCCCTGAAGGAG TGCCGTATGACGAACCCCCGGCCGTGCCCTACTGGCCCTACTCCACCTCCGACTTCTGGAACTACGTGGAGTACTTCAAATCCATCGGCGCCTACAACCACATCAACGAGATGGCCCGAGCGTTCTTCGCTCACCAGCACCTGGGCGACACTCTAGGCTATGAGACCAACACGGGACACGAGCACTGA
- the apodb gene encoding apolipoprotein Db → MSSVCHLLLLLLLPAVAAQTYRWGPCPCPKVQPNFELQKYLGRWYEIAKLPASFERGKCIEANYDLRKDGTIQVINKQFYKGKVRAVEGTAVVQDLHDMSKLGVSFSYFSPYGQYWVLSTDYASLSVVYSCTDVLRVFHVEFAWILGRSRFLPAETIRYAEELLTSEGINLAPMTFTDQTGCKDEQ, encoded by the exons ATGTCTTCAGTCtgtcacctgcttctgctgctgctgctgccggccGTCGCTGCTCAGACCTACCGCTGGGGGCCGTGTCCGTGTCCCAAAGTGCAGCCCAACTTTGAACTGCAGAAG TATCTGGGCAGGTGGTACGAGATCGCCAAACTTCCCGCCAGCTTCGAGCGAGGAAAGTGCATCGAGGCCAACTACGATCTGAGGAAGGACGGAACCATCCAGGTCATCAACAAGCAGTTCTA TAAAGGCAAGGTGCGAGCGGTGGAGGGGACGGCGGTGGTGCAGGACCTCCACGACATGTCCAAGCTGGGAGTCAGCTTCTCCTACT TCTCCCCGTACGGACAGTACTGGGTCCTGAGCACCGACTACGCCTCCCTGTCTGTGGTCTACTCCTGCACCGACGTCTTGCGCGTGTTTCACGTGGAGTTCGCCTGGATCCTGGGACGCTCGCGCTTCCTCCCGGCTGAGACCATCCGCTACGCCGAAGAGCTGCTGACCAGCGAGGGAATCAACCTGGCGCCCATGACCTTCACCGACCAGACTGGATGTAAAGACGAACAATAG